The Prunus dulcis chromosome 3, ALMONDv2, whole genome shotgun sequence genome segment CTTCcattaacaaaattaattaacataacCAGAAGCTAATCATTAAGCATGGCCGAGAAAGAAGGGGGCATGGTTAAGAAAGGCCACGATGAAGGCTTGAAACTGGCAGTCTCCATTCTCCAAAAATTCGAACTCCCTCAAGGAGTTCTTCCCTTGGCCGGTGTGATCGAAGTCGGGTTCGTCGAAAGCACGGGGTACATGTGGATCGTGCAAGAGAAGAAGGTGGAGCACGAGTTCAAACTGATCAGCAAGCTTGTGAGTTATGACAATGAAATCACCGGCTACattgagaagaagaggatCAAGAAGCTCAAGGGTGTGAAGGCCAAGGAGCTGGTGCTGTGGCCTCCAGTCAGTGAGATCACAGTGGATGAGCCACCAACTGGGAAGATTCACTTCAAGAGCCTTGCTGGGATCACAAAGACCTTCCCTGTTGAGGCATTTGCTTAACTTGGGCTCCAGTGAGACATTTGCATGGTTATGCATGGGTTTTAATTAGTTCTTGTTCAAGTCAATGGGCTTTTgatgtttcttcttctttttgcctttttttttttttttttttctctttttctaaaCAACTAAGAAGCAAGTGGGAATAAGATATTAAATAGAAGTAACTTATCTTTGTTTATGTAATATAGGGGATTTGGTGACATAAAGAATAACTTTATCTATTTTAGTATTGTTTAGTTaagttttgcttttctttctaaatttttttatctgTTAGTTATTTCTATTCAAAATTGTTgttaatgaaatttgaattcaagatcttctatatataataaagtgaaaactTGATGACACTAGAACGAATAGCATTCATCGGTTGCTGTTAGTTCTAAAATCAGTCATTGTTGAGTGTGCCCAAACATGATAATGTATAGGAATCTCTACATCGCTAGTTTCCTTTGGTTTAGGTAAAAGAATTCAACTTTTCAATTAGTCATCGTTTTCTTGATCAGTTAGtatataaaaattcataaaaaagaGTCTTGAATTAGAGATAATAGAAAATCTATGTGAGAACGATACTCGTACTTGCATTAACTATACTATAATAAGATTTACGCACTTTCGAGGTTTACTTTGGCCTAAATTAatctattaatttaaaattgagcaaaaaataaaaataaatcacaattataaaaataaaaaagcaaattAACTAGTACGTGTGCTAAGAGATATGCAGAACAAGTTATTAATCCCAAATTAACGAATCCTGAAGACTTAAACGTAACATTATGATTTAAAG includes the following:
- the LOC117621713 gene encoding uncharacterized protein LOC117621713, whose amino-acid sequence is MAEKEGGMVKKGHDEGLKLAVSILQKFELPQGVLPLAGVIEVGFVESTGYMWIVQEKKVEHEFKLISKLVSYDNEITGYIEKKRIKKLKGVKAKELVLWPPVSEITVDEPPTGKIHFKSLAGITKTFPVEAFA